CCGCCCGTGGCCGCGTAGCTGGAGACGACCGTGCGGTCCCGTTGCAGGATGTAGGTCGTCACCGCGCCCATCGGCGCCGTCCAGACGTCGTGATCGGCGGCCGAGGCGATCGTGCCTGCGTCGTTCGTGAAGTCGTGCAGCACGAAGTGCGCCCATCCGCCCTCGGCCTCGGCGCGATCGACGATGGAGGTCAGGTCGGCGGGGGCAGCGGCTCGTGCTCGGGGGAATTGAAGCTCTTGAGGTTCATGAAGTCCGCCGGCGTGGGCGACTCGAGCTCGTTGATGTTGTACCCGCGTGCCGAAAGGTAGTAGTTCGAGGCGATGACGCCGTATTCGATGTCGCGGAAGCCGCACGGCCACACGAGCGAGATCACGTCGTGGATCGTGCCCGTGGCCATCACGGCGCCATCGATGTTGTCCTCGATCTCGTCGATGAGGGTCGCGCGCCCCATGCGCTCGCAGTAGTGGCTCACGAGGTGGGAGCCGAGTTCATGACCGTCCGCGTGCAGCTGCGGATAGCGCGCGGGGGGCGTGGTGCCGTTCATCACGAACGTGCCGCGCACGCCGCTCTGCATCAGCTCGACGGCGCCCGAGGAGCGGCCGTCGTCCGTGGAGACGCTGAAGGCGCCGGCGTGGTCGTCGCGCCAGGTTGCGACGCGCACCGGGACGTCGGGGTTGACCACCGCGGCGACCGCGACCTGAGCGGGGAACGTCTGGCCTGCGACCTTCACGGAGATCGTCGCGTCGTGCACGCCGGCGGGCAGGGCCGCGCAGTCGACGGTCGCGGAGATCTGCGCCGGTGTCAGGCCCGTGGCGGCCGACAGCTGCACCCAGGGCGCGCTGGTCGTCGCGGTCCAGTTGAGCTCTGCCGCGCCCCAGCTGACGATCGACACCGACTGCTCGGCGGCGCAGCCCTCGCCGTCCACGCCGGCGAAGGCGAGTTGCGACGGCGAGACCTCGAGGTCGCCGGCCGTGGTGGCGGCCGGCGCGACGTTGGCAGGGACGGCGGCCGGGGCCGCGGCGACCCCGGCCGAGACGGCACCGGCAGTCGCCGCGGTCGGCGACGTGGTCGCGGCGGCGGACGCGCTCGCACTGGTCGCAGCGACGCAACCGGCGCCCAGCGCGACCGCCAGGACCAGCGCGAGCGACGAACTGCTTCGTCTGCCACGCCGCAGCGGCCGCGATGGGACCCGCGGAGGGACGTCGGTCACGCGGGCACTCCCGCTGCGCTCGACTCGTCGACGTCGGCCGAGGCCCGTCCCACGGACACCGGCACGCCGGAGAGCTGTGCGCTCTGGGAGGCGGCCGTCAGAACCGACAGCACGCGGAGACCGGCACTGCCGTCCGTGCGGGCGCTGCGCCCTTCCCGGATGGCGGCGGCGAACTCTGCGACGACGCCACCGAGCGCCTCGCGCTCGGGGAGCGCCGGTGACCAGGTGTCCCCGAGGCGGTAGGACACGCGTGCGGTCTGAGCGTCCTCCGCGCCGATGTCGACGCCGCGGTCGAACACGCTGAGCCGCTGCTGCGGATTGAGGTCGTCCCAGACGAGCGTGCGGCGCGTGCCGCCGATGACGAGGCGACGGATCTTGGTCGGGCTGAGCCAGTTGACGTGGATGTGGGCGATCCCGCCGCCGGGCAGCTGCAAGGAGAGGTAGCCGATGCACGCGCGGCCGGTGCCGAGCGGGTCGGCGCCCCGCGCCGTCACGTCGGTGGTGGGCAGTCCACCGGGCAGGACGAAGTCGAGGATCGACAGATCATGCGGCGCCAGGTCCCACAGCACGTCCACGTCGGGCTGCACGAGCCCGAGATTGATGCGGGTCGAGTCGACGTAGAGGATGTCGCCGAGCGCTCCCTCGGCGATCATCTCGCGGATGCGCAGCACGGCGGGCGTGTAGCAGTACGTGTGATCCGTCATCAGCACGAGACCGCGCTCGCGGGCGCGGGCGACCATGTCCTCGCCCGCGGCATCGCTGTCGGCGAGGGGCTTTTCGACCATGACGTGCTTTCCCGCGTCGAGGGCGCGGCACACGAGGGCGTGGTGCGTGCGGGCGGGCGTCGCGATCGCGACGGCATCGATCAGCGGATCGGACAGGATGTCGTCGACATCGGTCGTGACCGGGGCGCCGCCCACCGACTCCGCCACGCGCCGCGCGCGCTCGCGATCCAGGTCGCACACGGCGGCGAGGTTCCAGTCGTCGGACGTGCGGAAGTTGCGGGCGAGGTTCGGGCCCCAGTAGCCGGCGCCGATGACCGCCGCGTTGTATCTCCGTGTCACGGTGTCTCTCCTTGTGCATGGGCGCTGATGCACCCGGTCAGGATGCCGACCGTCCCGGTCCGCGCAAGAACAGAGGGCCCCGGTGGGGCCCTGATACGAAAGGACCGAGATGTCCCACTCCCCCGTCATCGCAGCCACGGCCGATGTGTCGTCCGACGCCGTCGTCGGCGATCGCACGCGCGTATGGCATCTCGCGCAGGTGCGTGAGCAGGCCCGCCTCGGTGCCGACTGCATCATCGGCCGCGGCGCCTACATCGGCCCGGGCGTCGTCATGGGAGACGCGTGCAAGGTGCAGAACCACGCGCTCGTGTACGAGCCGGCTCGGCTGGGCGACGGCGTGTTCATCGGACCCGCGGTGGTGCTGACGAACGACGAGTTCCCGCGCGCCGTCACACCGGAGGGGCGCCTCAAGGGCGCGGAGGACTGGCATGCCGTGGGCGTCACAATCGAACGGGGCGCGTCGATCGGCGCCCGCGCGGTGTGCATCGCTCCCGTCACGGTCGGCGCCTGGGCGCTCGTCGCCGCGGGAGCCGTGGTCACGAAGGACGTCCCGGCGCACGCGCTGATGGTCGGAGTCCCCGCGCGGCGCGTGGGGTGGGTCGGCCGCTCCGGCCGACCGCTCGAGCAGTCCGGCGACGAGTGGATCTGCCCGGTCACCGGAGAGCGGTACCGCGAGCAGGACGGCGCGCTCGCCGCCGTCGACCTGTCGGTCGCCTCGGCGTGATCGCCGCGGGCGGCGCGTACGCGCGCCGCCCGCCGCATCGAGTGCCCGCCTCCCCCGGGAGGGTGGCGGATGCGAGGCGGCGGTCCGCCGCCGGCGACGCGGTCAGGCGAACTGGCCGCCCGCCGCGAAGCCGGGCAGGCCCGGGCGCCCGATGCCGCGGTCGCGCTCCTCCAGCCGAGCCAGGATCTGCTGCGGCGTCCGAAGGCAGCTGCGGAACCAGCGGACGAGGTCGGCGACGCCTGCCTCGAACGGCATCGCCGCCGTGAAGCCGGTGAGCTTGTGCACGAGCCGGCCGTCCCCGACCAGATGCCGCGCTTCCCCGGGACGCGGATCCACGTGCAGGGGGACGAGATCGGGGCGACCCACGAGCCGCGCCACCGTCTCGGCCAGGGCTCGGATGGAGATGTCCCGTCCCGAGCCGAGGTTGACCGCGCGCCCGACCGCGGCGTCGCACTCCGCGATCGTCGCCAGCCCGCGCGCGAGATCCGTCACATGGATGAAGTCGCGCGTCTGGCGCCCGTCGCCGTGGACGATCGCGGGCAGACCGCAGAGGTTCCGGAGGATCGTGAGCGGAAGCATCTCGCCGCTGTCGCCCTCGAAATGGCTGCGCGGCCCGTATGCGCTGAAGGGCCGCACGACGACCGCCGGCAGACCGTGCTCGCGGTGGGCCGCGCGCACGTACGCCTCCCCGGCGAGCTTTGACGCGCCGTACGCGGTCGCGGGCCTCGTGGGATGCCGCTCGTCGACGCGCGTGCGCTGGGAGGCGCCGAAGACGTCGCTGGTGCTGACGTGCACGAAGCGGCGCACGTGCGCGGCGCGTGCGCGCTCGACGAGACCCAGCGTCGCGGTGACGTTGACGTCGTGGTTCTCGACGGGGTCCTGTGCGGCCTTCCTGGCGCACAGACACGCGAGGTGGAACACCACATCGGCGTCGTCGACCGCGCGCAGTGCCGCCTCGGACCGGATGTCCGCCTGCACGATCCGCACCCGCGAATCGTCGATCCACCGCAGGACGTTCGCGCGGCGTCCGGTCGTGAACGAGTCCACGACCGTGACCTGCGTCGCGCGGCGTCGGGTGACGAGCTCCTCCACCAGATGACTGCCGATGAAGCCGGCGCCGCCGGTGATGACGATGCGTTCCCCCGCCAGGGACATCATGCGATCGCCCCGGCGCCACACGACGCAACGCTGTGTCGCTCTGCCACGGAGTGCTCCCCGCTCATACGCGGGAGTCCGAGCTCCCGCCTTCACCGACGCGGTCGCGACCGGCGAGATGAGAGAGCAGGAAGAGGGAGCGGTGATACGGGCTGCCGGCGAACCGGCGCCGTTCAGACCTCGAAGTGCGGGGTGATGAACTCGCGAAGGTCGCCGTCGATCCGCACGACGAGCCGCACGTTCGACAGGCCGGGCTCGACGTCCGCAAATGCGAACCGGCCCTCGCCCGCCATCTCGGCCGCCCACTCGCGATCGCCCTGCGACAGGCGGGCCGCGAGCACCTCGGGCTCCGCCCATCCGTCCACTCGATGCATGCCCGACTCGCTCTGCGACACGTGCAGCACCACGTTCGTGGCCTCGTCGTTGAACTGCAGCGTCAGTCGCTCGTGCTCGTTGCGCACGGCGCTGAGCTCGGCCGGCACCTGGGTCAGCAGCGCGTACTCCCGCGAGAGGTCCTCGACGGCCACCGCCGCGATCATCCGCGCCGTCATGTCGGCGGGAGGCGCGTCGTGGCGCTCCCACATCGAGCGCAGGTCGGCGAGAATCGCGCCTTCGTCATCCACGCTCATGATCATCCACCGTCGTCTATCAGTTCGCGACGCGCACCGCCGTATGGCTGCTGAATGCGCGCTGCGCCGGGCTTTCGCTCGTCCGCGCTCACCTGCGTCTCCATGACGGACAGGACCCGATCAGGCCGCAGATGATACCCGGATGAGGTGGGCAGAACTGCCCAGTTCCGAATATACCGGATGACATCCGTCCTGGAGACCGGTGAAGCCGGTTTGATACGCAGCTCAGAATCCGCTGCCGTGCACCAGGAACGGTGACACGAGGCCGGTCTCCACCTGCGCGGCCGCCAGCGCATCCGACGGCGCCAAACCCGCGGCGAGACCGCCGTGCAGGGCGGCGAGCAGCTCGGCCGCGACATCGTCGGCCACCGTGACGGGGGCCGCGACCACGCAGACGGCGCCCGCGTGCAGCCACGCGTGCGCCATGCTCATGGCCTCGGCACCCCAGCGGACCGAAGAGCGCCCCAGCTCGCAGGCCGACAGCACGACGGTCTTGGGCGGTCGGCCGATGAGGTCGATGTCATATCCGAACAGCGTGCCGTCGGCGAGGCTCAGGCCGGAGAGCATCGGCGCGTCGAGCGCGTGACGGCCGTGCGCGACGAGGTGCAGCACATCGACCTCGTCGGCCAGCGCGCTCACGGCGGAGACGGTGGCGGCACCGCCCTGCAGGACGCGCGGCGCGGGCGACGTGCCGCCCCGGTCGACGCCGTTGACCTCCCACGCGAAGGCCGCGGTCAGCGCCTCCTCCGCGCCGCGCGCAACGCCCGGCCCGACGGCGAAGCCCGCGTTCCTGCCCGTGCGCTCCCACGAACGCGCCGCCATCCAGCGAGAGGCGGAGCGCGCGAGGGACACCGAGCGGCCGTGCATGCCCGGCAACATCGTCCACGGCATTCCGGCCAGGATGCCCGGAGCGGTGATCAGCACACGGCGCGGATCGCCGGCCGCGGCGAGCGGGGCCTCGACCAGCAGGCGTGACAGGGCCGAGAGGCGCGCATCGAGCGCCCGGCCGACGACCTGCGCCATGGGCCCGGCTCCCACCGAGGCGACCACGTCGAGGTCTGCTCGCAGCCCGGGCATCCAGTCGTGCACGGAGGCGCCGTCGATGTCGACGATGCGCGGCTTCCCGGTCGCGGGGATCACGAGGCACACCAGCGCATTGCGGCTGTACACGTAGGTCAGCAGCGCCGTGTCGCTCTCGAGATGGGAACGCAGCGTCTCGAGGTCGACGCGCGGGATGCGATGCCCGTCGCCCACCGTCGCCCACTGCCGCTCTCGCAGGCGCTCCCGCAGCTGCCGCACGCGGGGGTCCTGCTCCCACGACGCCCCCGCCTCCTCACGCAGCAGCCGCAACTGCGCGAGGTCGGCTGCGTGCTCCGGATCGCGCGGGGGACGCACGGGGCTCACCTGGTGCGCGAAATGACGCGCGCGCTCCGACCATTCGAACAGCACATCCGGCCGGCGGGACCGGATCGCGGCGGAGAGCCCCTCGAACATGACGCCGTTGCCGTGCATCGCGATGGAGGATGCCACATCGAGCGCGCCGAACGAACGCTGCCATTCCGACAGGGTGTCCAGGCCTGCGGCCGCGTGACGCCGCACCGCGAGGTCGTCGCCGCGCGCCGAGGCCTGCACCGCACGTGCCTCGTGCGTGAGCAGGCGAACGGGCAGCGGATCGGTGCGGCGGAGCCTGCCCACGCCGGGATCGGCCTCTCCGCGGCGCGCGCACGCGATCCACTGCGTCAGCCGCAGCATCCGCGCCTCGCTCGGGAATCCCGCTTGCTCGAGCGCCTCGACCGTCTGCTCGACCTGCTGCGCGGCAGGGCGGCGCCGACCGGCGTCGGGCATGTACAGCAGCGCACGCAGCCGGATGCCTTCGGCTCGTACAGCCCACGCTGAACTGCCCAGGCTCCGGAAACGGCGTGCTGCGCGCCCGGCGACCTCCGCGCAACGCGGGAGGTCGTAGGTGAGCAGCGACCGCGCGAGGTGGAACTCGGCCTCGGCCCGGGATTGCGGCATGTGGGCCGCGCCGAACGACCGTGCCACCTGCTCCAGCGTCTTCTCCGCCTCGAGCACCTGCCCCGCCTCGCGCAGCACCTCCGCGCGATCGAGATCGCAGATCG
The Microbacterium sp. JZ31 genome window above contains:
- a CDS encoding BACON domain-containing protein, producing the protein MTDVPPRVPSRPLRRGRRSSSSLALVLAVALGAGCVAATSASASAAATTSPTAATAGAVSAGVAAAPAAVPANVAPAATTAGDLEVSPSQLAFAGVDGEGCAAEQSVSIVSWGAAELNWTATTSAPWVQLSAATGLTPAQISATVDCAALPAGVHDATISVKVAGQTFPAQVAVAAVVNPDVPVRVATWRDDHAGAFSVSTDDGRSSGAVELMQSGVRGTFVMNGTTPPARYPQLHADGHELGSHLVSHYCERMGRATLIDEIEDNIDGAVMATGTIHDVISLVWPCGFRDIEYGVIASNYYLSARGYNINELESPTPADFMNLKSFNSPEHEPLPPPT
- a CDS encoding Gfo/Idh/MocA family protein, which encodes MTRRYNAAVIGAGYWGPNLARNFRTSDDWNLAAVCDLDRERARRVAESVGGAPVTTDVDDILSDPLIDAVAIATPARTHHALVCRALDAGKHVMVEKPLADSDAAGEDMVARARERGLVLMTDHTYCYTPAVLRIREMIAEGALGDILYVDSTRINLGLVQPDVDVLWDLAPHDLSILDFVLPGGLPTTDVTARGADPLGTGRACIGYLSLQLPGGGIAHIHVNWLSPTKIRRLVIGGTRRTLVWDDLNPQQRLSVFDRGVDIGAEDAQTARVSYRLGDTWSPALPEREALGGVVAEFAAAIREGRSARTDGSAGLRVLSVLTAASQSAQLSGVPVSVGRASADVDESSAAGVPA
- a CDS encoding acyltransferase, producing MSHSPVIAATADVSSDAVVGDRTRVWHLAQVREQARLGADCIIGRGAYIGPGVVMGDACKVQNHALVYEPARLGDGVFIGPAVVLTNDEFPRAVTPEGRLKGAEDWHAVGVTIERGASIGARAVCIAPVTVGAWALVAAGAVVTKDVPAHALMVGVPARRVGWVGRSGRPLEQSGDEWICPVTGERYREQDGALAAVDLSVASA
- a CDS encoding dTDP-glucose 4,6-dehydratase, producing the protein MMSLAGERIVITGGAGFIGSHLVEELVTRRRATQVTVVDSFTTGRRANVLRWIDDSRVRIVQADIRSEAALRAVDDADVVFHLACLCARKAAQDPVENHDVNVTATLGLVERARAAHVRRFVHVSTSDVFGASQRTRVDERHPTRPATAYGASKLAGEAYVRAAHREHGLPAVVVRPFSAYGPRSHFEGDSGEMLPLTILRNLCGLPAIVHGDGRQTRDFIHVTDLARGLATIAECDAAVGRAVNLGSGRDISIRALAETVARLVGRPDLVPLHVDPRPGEARHLVGDGRLVHKLTGFTAAMPFEAGVADLVRWFRSCLRTPQQILARLEERDRGIGRPGLPGFAAGGQFA
- a CDS encoding CHAT domain-containing protein, whose product is MALLDGDLVTALERMSAARPVMSSSPANAAICDLDRAEVLREAGQVLEAEKTLEQVARSFGAAHMPQSRAEAEFHLARSLLTYDLPRCAEVAGRAARRFRSLGSSAWAVRAEGIRLRALLYMPDAGRRRPAAQQVEQTVEALEQAGFPSEARMLRLTQWIACARRGEADPGVGRLRRTDPLPVRLLTHEARAVQASARGDDLAVRRHAAAGLDTLSEWQRSFGALDVASSIAMHGNGVMFEGLSAAIRSRRPDVLFEWSERARHFAHQVSPVRPPRDPEHAADLAQLRLLREEAGASWEQDPRVRQLRERLRERQWATVGDGHRIPRVDLETLRSHLESDTALLTYVYSRNALVCLVIPATGKPRIVDIDGASVHDWMPGLRADLDVVASVGAGPMAQVVGRALDARLSALSRLLVEAPLAAAGDPRRVLITAPGILAGMPWTMLPGMHGRSVSLARSASRWMAARSWERTGRNAGFAVGPGVARGAEEALTAAFAWEVNGVDRGGTSPAPRVLQGGAATVSAVSALADEVDVLHLVAHGRHALDAPMLSGLSLADGTLFGYDIDLIGRPPKTVVLSACELGRSSVRWGAEAMSMAHAWLHAGAVCVVAAPVTVADDVAAELLAALHGGLAAGLAPSDALAAAQVETGLVSPFLVHGSGF